Proteins from one Haemorhous mexicanus isolate bHaeMex1 chromosome 34, bHaeMex1.pri, whole genome shotgun sequence genomic window:
- the LOC132340880 gene encoding proline-rich proteoglycan 2-like codes for MDSRNLAVCFGPVLLPPHTCAGEATPTARPRPPGRPGDGEEEGGAVDFKRHLEVLHYLLRVWPVPPLPAWAQSPRGDPPVVALGDNPVVAPKDSPVVVSEDTPVVAPGGDIPVVALGDIPVVARSRPRGPESPPGHRYAGDWSDSDGDSDTEGTAGTEGTEGTAGTAALSPPQKMPQNQPQIPPQTLSRILLQSPSGNPPQIPPQNFSRIQPQTLPLNLSWTRPQIPPQNSLQTPPQSPPRSPSQSSPQILPQGWTPPQNPPQILPQGWTPPQNPPHIPPQGLGSGSDLGSDLGSGPRLTLKDFDALILELERELGTRPDVGL; via the exons ATGGACAGCCGGAACCTGGCCGTGTGCTTCGGGCCCGTGCTGCTGCCCCCGCACACCTGCGCAGGTGAGGCCACGCCCACCGCCAGGCCACGCCCACCGGGCCGCCCgggggatggagaggaggagggcGGAGCTGTGGATTTCAAGAGGCACCTGGAGGTGCTGCATTACCTGCTGAGGGTGTggccag TCCCCCCGCTCCCCGCATGGGCGCAGTCCCCCCGGGGTGACCCCCCGGTGGTGGCCCTTGGTGACAATCCCGTGGTGGCACCTAAGGACAGCCCTGTGGTGGTATCTGAGGACACCCCTGTAGTGGCACCTGGTGGGGACATTCCggtggtggcacttggggacattccGGTGGTGGCGCGGTCGCGACCGAGGGGTCCCGAGAGCCCCCCCGGCCATCGCTACGCGGGGGATTGGAGCGACAGCGACGGCGACAGCgacaccgaggggacagcggggacagaggggacagaggggacagcggggacagcggccCTAAGTCCGccccaaaaaatgccccaaaaccaaccccaaatcccGCCCCAAACCTTGTCCCGGATCCTGCTCCAAAGCCCGTCCGGgaacccaccccaaatcccgccCCAAAACTTCTCCCGGATCCAACCCCAAACTCTGCCCCTAAACCTGTCCTGGACCCGACCCCAGATCCCGCCCCAAAATTCGCTGCAGACCCCGCCCCAAAGCCCGCCCAGGTCGCCGTCCCAAAGCTcgccccaaatcctgccccaagGCTggaccccaccccaaaacccgccccaaatcctgccccaagGCTggaccccaccccaaaacccgccCCACATCCCGCCCCAAG GTTTGGGGTCGGGGTCGGATTTGGGGTCGGATCTGGGGTCGGGGCCCCGGCTGACCCTGAAGGATTTCGATGCCCtgatcctggagctggagcGGGAACTGGGGACACGGCCGGACGTGGGGCTgtga
- the LOC132340986 gene encoding neuroblast differentiation-associated protein AHNAK-like, with amino-acid sequence MAEPLLRRTWRRLRRGSGAGPERSRRRARGEGDPSRAAPGSPKIASRNPKIASESPKIIVGSPKIALRSPKIALRNPKIALRNPKIIVGSPKIALGIPEIALESLEITTRSPKIAVKSPKIVMGTPKSSWGTPKSLWRAPKLP; translated from the exons atGGCGGAGCCGCTGCTGCGCCGGACCTGGAGGCGCCTGAGGCgagggagcggagcggggcccgAGCGGAGCCGGAGGAGAGCCCGAGGGGAG GGGGATCCGTCCAGAGCGGCTCCAGGGAGCCCCAAAATCGCCTCGAGGAACCCCAAAATCGCTTCGGAGAGCCCCAAAATCATCGTGGGGAGCCCCAAAATCGCCTTGAGGAGCCCCAAAATCGCCTTGAGGAACCCCAAAATCGCCTtgaggaaccccaaaatcatcgTGGGGAGCCCCAAAATCGCTCTAGGGATCCCCGAAATCGCTTTGGAGAGCCTCGAAATCACCACGAGGAGCCCCAAAATCGCTGTGAAGAGCCCCAAAATCGTcatgggaaccccaaaatcgtcatggggaaccccaaaatcgcTTTGGAGAGCACCCAAACTGCCGTGA
- the LOC132340881 gene encoding rho GTPase-activating protein SYDE1-like, whose translation MKLPELRRRLSLRRGLHSPVGPAEPPETPEPRNVLSRYHLDSSVAWPPSSAATAARSARSGHRSDGDSPELRAGPGRRPGGPGGPGGPGGPGGPGGPGGPGGPGDPEGLDLGSFRPYGDPPSECPAVSGLLGVQLRGLRPAWPERVRCVLQVDGESRARTALLPAAAAFVRLEHRFRLELERARRLRVAVMGRDGSAGRDRLLGHGAVGLAELLRGGRTQALALQLHPRGVLYSQLTLLQPPATPAAPATPSAVSPVSPVSPVSPVSPPAAPRVFGVPLGALLAREGRPGRAPLIVSRSLREIERRGLAVVGLYRLCGSAAAKKELRDAFERDSAGVTLSEQLWPDINVVTGVLKDFLRELPTPIGSPIPDSQSHIVPGVLKDFLRELPTPVGSP comes from the exons ATGAAACTCCCGGAGCTGCGGCGGAGGCTGAGCCTGAGGAGGGGTCTCCACAGCCCGGTGGGCCCCGCGGAGCCCCCCGAGACCCCCGAACCCCGCAACGTCCTGAGCCGCTACCACCTGGACAGCAGCGTGGCCTGGCCGCCGAGCAGCGCAGCGACCGCGGCGCGCTCCGCCCGCTCCGGCCACCGCAGCGACGGCGACTCCCCGGAGCTCCGCGCCGGCCCCGGGCGGCGACCGGgcggtcccgggggtcccgggggtcccggagGTCCCGGCGGTCCAGGCGGTCCCGGCGGTCCTGGGGGTCCCGGCGATCCCGAGGGTTTGGATTTGGGGTCGTTCCGCCCTTACGGAGACCCCCCCTCGGAGTGTCCGGCGGTGTCCGGCCTGCTCGGGGTGCAGCTGCGGGGGCTGCGGCCGGCGTGGCCGGAGCGGGTCCGCTGCGTGCTGCAGGTGGACGGGGAGAGCCGCGCCCGCACGGCGCTGctgcccgcggccgccgcctTCGTGCGCCTCGAGCACCGcttcaggctggagctggagcgggCGCGGCGGCTCCGCGTGGCCGTGATGGGCCGGGACGGGAGCGCCGGGCGGGACCGGCTGCTGGGGCACGGAGCCGTGGGGCTGGCCGAGCTGCTCCGGG GTGGCCGCACTCAGGCCCTGGCGCTGCAGCTCCACCCCCGGGGTGTCCTGTACTCGCagctgaccctgctgcagcctccgGCCACTCCGGCCGCTCCGGCCACTCCGTCcgctgtgtcccctgtgtcccctgtgtccccagtgtccccagtgtcccctccgGCCGCCCCCCGGGTGTTCGGGGTGCCGCTGGGGGCGCTGCTGGCGCGGGAGGGGCGCCCCGGGCGGGCCCCGCTGATCGTCAGCAGGAGCCTGCGGGAGATCGAGCGGCGCGGGCTGGCC GTGGTGGGGCTGTACCGGCTCTGCGGCTCGGCCGCGGCCAAGAAGGAGCTGAGGGACGCCTTCGAGAGGGACAGCGCGGGGGTGACGCTGTCCGAGCAGCTCTGGCCGGACATCAACGTGGtcacag GGGTGCTGAAGGATTTCCTGCGGGAGCTGCCCACCCCTATAGGATCCCCAATCCCT GATTCCCAATCCCATATTGTTCCAGGGGTGCTGAAGGATTTCCTGCGGGAGCTGCCCACCCCTGTAGGATCCCCCTGA